A genomic region of Anopheles coustani chromosome 3, idAnoCousDA_361_x.2, whole genome shotgun sequence contains the following coding sequences:
- the LOC131259021 gene encoding uncharacterized protein LOC131259021, producing the protein MCVHGSLIVLLSVAGTVVLGLALASPDTPAGAVEPERPRIVVPELVSPRRRTSVEPSESESGDTVVTRSRRRTKDSDEQTNIESSISLWEWLKGRDKPEDNCMLMAIGGVASGGFLTGAFVGAGIGSIFTGPGAIVGGIVGGLVGVFGGLSVGARAGAVACENV; encoded by the exons ATGTGTGTTCACGGGAGTTTAATTGTGCTGCTGAGCGTGGCTGGCACGGTCGTGCTGGGTCTGGCCCTAGCCTCACCCGACACTCCGGCCGGAGCGGTCGAGCCGGAGCGGCCCCGGATCGTGGTCCCGGAGCTCGTGTCTCCTAGGCGGCGGACGTCGGTCGAGCCGTCGGAGTCGGAGTCGGGCGACACCGTGGTCACGCGATCCCGGCGGCGCACCAAGGACTCGGACGAGCAGACGAACATCGAATCAA GTATATCGCTCTGGGAGTGGCTGAAGGGACGCGACAAACCCGAGGACAACTGCATGCTGATGGCGATCGGAGGGGTGGCCAGTGGCGGCTTCCTGACCGGGGCCTTCGTCGGAGCTGGCATCGGCAGCATCTTCACCGGACCGGGCGCCATCGTGGGGGGCATCGTTGGCGGGCTGGTGGGGGTGTTTGGGGGGCTCAGTGTTGGTGCCAGAGCGGGTGCGGTGGCTTGTGAGAATGTCTGA